One window from the genome of Crassostrea angulata isolate pt1a10 chromosome 2, ASM2561291v2, whole genome shotgun sequence encodes:
- the LOC128173956 gene encoding mucin-2-like gives MAPYTNTVKGHLKCKHKPFNYLHFMIQFENDGCPHCASGDPGSMNINGFLNHGAEKNCLTFSESMKCPKQCHYTDPKDGCNKCTCDSNGNQITKPTTTTPTTTTTPTTTTTPTTTTPTTTTKPTTTTTPTTTTQTTTTLTTTTTLTTTTTPTTTTTPTTTTTPTTTTQTTTTPTTTTTLTTTTTPTTTTTTPTTTTTPTTTTTPTTTTTTPTTTTTPTTTTTPTTTTTPTTTTIPTTTTTPTTTTTPTTTTTPSTTTTIPTTTIPTTTTTPTTTTTPTTTTTPTTTTTPTTTTTPTTTTPTTTTPTTTRPTTTTNPTTTTTPTTTTTPTTTTTPTTTTTTPTTTTTPTTTTTPTTTTTPTTTTTPTTTTPTTTTPTTTTTTTTPTTTTTPTTTTTPTTTTTTPTTTTTPTTTTTPTTTTTPTTTTSPTTTTPTTTTTPSTTTTIPTTTTPTTTTTPTTTTTPTTTTTPSTTTTTPTTTTTPTTTTTTPTTTTPTTTTTSTTTTTPTTTTTQTTTTQTTTTTPTTTTTPTTTTTTPTTTTTPTTTTTTPTTTTPTTTTTPTTTTTPTTTTTPITTTQTTTTTPTTTTTPTTSTTPTTTTTPTSTTTPTTTTTPTTTTTNAKTTVTTKKPSTITKPTPKITLPPSLASTQKITLPPSQSTKSAISPTTTTPSTTTGCPGFPPSCPGPCGSFDPVTFCMICDYSICGSKSYFRIITI, from the exons ATGGCCCCTTATACCAACACAGTGAAAGGACATTTAA AGTGCAAGCACAAACCCTTCAATTATCTGCATTTTATGATTCAATTCGAAAACGATGGCTGTCCTCATTGTGCTTCAGGGGACCCAGGGTCAATGAATATTAATGGAT TTTTAAACCATGGAGCAGAAAAAAACTGTCTGACGTTTTCTGAGTCTATGAAATGTCCAAAACAGTGTCACTATACCGATCCCAAAGATGGatgtaataaatgtacatgcGACTCAAACG GAAATCAAATAACAAAACCTACTACAACAACACCGACTACTACAACAACACCGACGACTACTACAACACCGACAACAACAACACCGACTACCACAACTAAACCGACAACTACCACAACACCGACAACAACAACACAGACTACCACAACActgacaacaacaacaacactgACGACTACCACAACACCGACTACCACAACAACACCGACGACTACCACAACACCGACAACAACAACACAGACTACCACAACaccgacaacaacaacaacactgACGACTACCACAACACCGACAACTACCACAACTACACCGACAACTACCACAACACCGACAACCACAACAACACCGACAACTACCACAACTACACCGACAACTACCACAACACCGACAACCACAACAACTCCGACTACCACAACTACACCGACAACTACCACAATACCGACAACCACAACAACACCAACTACCACAACAACACCGACTACCACAACAACACCGTCTACAACTACGACAATACCCACTACCACAATACCGACAACCACAACAACACCAACTACCACAACAACaccgacaacaacaacaacaccgacaacaacaacaaccccaaCAACGACTACTACACCGACTACCACAACACCGACAACCACAACACCGACAACAACAAGaccgacaacaacaacaaacccAACAACGACTACTACACCGACTACCACAACAACaccgactacaactacaacaccGACAACGACTACAACAACACCTACTACAACAACAACGCCGACAACTACAACAACTCCGACTACCACAACAACACCGACGACTACCACAACACCGACAACCACAACACCGACAACCACAACaccgacaacaacaacaacgactACTACACCGACTACCACAACAACACCCACTACTACTACAACACCGACAACGACTACAACAACACCTACTACAACAACAACGCCGACAACTACAACAACTCCGACGACTACCACAACACCGACAACCACAACATCACCGACTACAACAACACCTACTACCACAACAACACCGTCTACAACTACGACAATACCCACTACCACAACaccgacaacaacaacaaccccaaCAACGACTACTACACCGACTACCACAACAACACCGTCAACAACTACAACAACACCCACTACTACTACAACACCGACAACGACTACAACAACGCCGACTACCACAACACCGACTACCACAACAACATCGACTACCACAACAACACCGACAACCACAACAACACAGACAACCACAACACAGACTACCACAACTACACCGACAACCACAACAACACCGACAACAACTACAACAACACCCACTACTACTACAACACCGACAACGACTACAACAACGCCGACTACCACAACACCGACTACCACAACAACACCTACTACAACAACTACACCGACAACTACCACAACACCGATAACAACAACACAGACTACCACAACTACACCGACAACCACAACAACACCGACTACAAGTACAACACCGACTACCACAACAACACCCACTTCTACAACAACACCGACCACTACTACAACACCGACGACGACTACCACGAACGCTAAAACAACAGTGACTACAAAGAAGCCATCTACAATAACGAAGCCTACTCCCAAGATTACTCTCCCTCCGTCTTTAGCGTCAACTCAAAAAATAACCCTACCTCCGTCACAGTCCACTAAATCAGCAATATCGCCAACGACAACAACGCCATCAACAACAACTG GTTGTCCTGGGTTCCCACCAAGCTGTCCTGGACCGTGTGGTAGCTTTGACCCCGTGACCTTTTGTATGATTTGTGATTACAGCATTTGTGGCAGTAAGTCCTACTTCCGCATTATCACAATATAA
- the LOC128173955 gene encoding uncharacterized protein LOC128173955, whose amino-acid sequence MSSGITLTSKFTNGQGSNPSTGSSLVDLTGADLFKILITGIKERKSLQEVLYSLAAKVNKGHNEESFAGQGHQIEKPEGQIKPEKVLLLYSSISDKNVAGASATGLTSYFQKIVEIRPSDVTTTKPTESLKGSNSKDCLDLGSSCPVDCQVTDPVSKCPLCSCAEQQNETHNSAISCVPLDVRCPSRCITLDSSMCPVCVCTDTQTGQASTQPTPTTSKEHDILGNRLCCLKLDDHFCPVCICSDDVIKGTETSNNNTPVSVRFLACTNYVASLAAASIATLISIAFSNVKSFSDSKRF is encoded by the exons ATGAGCTCAGGAATTACCCTGACCTCAAAGTTCACAAATGGTCAAGGTTCCAATCCGTCCACTGGAAGTAGTTTAGTAGACCTTACAGGGGCCGATTTATTCAAGATTTTAATAACCGGGATTAAAGAACGTAAATCTCTTCAAGAGGTTCTGTACAGTTTAGCCGCAAAGGTCAACAAGGGTCACAATGAAGAATCCTTCGCAGGTCAGGGTCATCAAATAGAGAAACCTGAGGGTCAAATTAAACCAGAAAAAGTATTGCTATTGTACAGCAGTATAAGCGATAAAAATGTCGCTGGTGCATCCGCTACCGGATTGACGTCGTATTTCCAGAAAATAGTTGAGATACGCCCAAGTGACGTCACAACTACCAAACCAACAGAATCCTTGAAGGGTTCCAATAGTAAAG ACTGCCTGGATTTGGGCTCATCCTGTCCCGTTGATTGTCAAGTGACAGACCCTGTTTCTAAATGTCCTCTTTGCAGCTGCGCAGAGCAACAAAACGAGACACACAATTCGGCCATAA GTTGTGTCCCTCTGGATGTAAGATGTCCGAGTCGCTGTATTACATTGGACAGTAGTATGTGTCCGGTATGTGTCTGTACAGACACACAGACAGGCCAAGCCTCCACCCAACCTACACCAACAACCAGCAAAGAACACGACATCCTCGGCAACCGACTCTG CTGCCTCAAGTTGGACGACCATTTTTGTCCAGTCTGCATCTGTTCCGATGACGTCATCAAAGGAACCGAGACCTCAAACAACA acactccTGTATCTGTCCGATTCCTAGCCTGTACTAATTATGTTGCATCCTTAGCTGCCGCCTCCATTGCCACACTGATCTCCATAGCTTTTTCAAATGTCAAGTCTTTCTCTGACAGCAAGCGCTTTTGA
- the LOC128173954 gene encoding TBC1 domain family member 5 homolog A-like, with the protein MGGQIHFFLICVYFSASVKCTLPGSVLQQRFVKSNFLPTSSCVEVTNQTESSLLCSAICLKTHRDNVVSSRHVVSTRCVCCRRLLTGTQLSDNERTTYQQDGANVVYSYCPTEYIDVNSSMVRTCLRLELMAKTYSDAALGCQRDGGDLIRIDSAEKYTIFQQFIAGNASLTLDDVWIQSFKDASNVWRFHDSTNNTDYNNNTNYHNYTDSNNYTDNYHNTDNHNTDYHNTDNNNTDYHNTDDNNTDYHNTDYHNTDNYHNTDNHNNTDDYNNTDYHNNTDYHNYTDNYHNTDNHNNTDDYHNTDDYNNTDNHNNTNNDYYTDNDYNTDYNYNTDNDFNNTDYHNNTDNHNKTDYHNNTDNHNNPYYNNNAENLNNTNNDYFTNYLNKTDYNYNADYHNNTHFYNNTDHYYNTDDDFHERYNISDYKEAIYNNDAYSQNYSPSVFSDNSENNPTSFTVHQINDIANDNKAINNNWLSSVPTKLSWTVW; encoded by the exons ATGGGAGGACAGATTCATTTCTTCTTAATATGTGTGTATTTTAGCGCTTCGGTAAAATGTACATTACCAGGATCTGTGTTACAGCAGCGATTcgttaaaagtaattttttgcCAACCTCTTCTTGCGTTGAGGTCACTAACCAAACCGAAAGCTCCTTGCTCTGCTCGGCGATTTGTCTGAAGACCCATAGGGATAATGTTGTCTCCAGTCGCCATGTTGTCTCCACAAGATGTGTCTGTTGTAGACGTCTGTTAACAGGGACACAGTTGTCCGACAATGAGAGGACCACGTATCAACAAG atggaGCCAATGTTGTGTATTCATATTGCCCAACGGAATACATTGATGTCAATTCTTCAATGGTCAGAACCTGTCTTAGGTTGGAGTTGATGGCAAAAACTTACAGCGACGCAGCTTTAGGCTGTCAGCGGGATGGAGGGGATTTAATCCGAATTGACTCTGCTGAGAAGTATACCATATTTCAGCAATTTATCGCCG GTAATGCATCACTCACTCTTGATGATGTTTGGATTCAAAGCTTCAAGGACGCGAGTAATGTTTGGAGATTCCATGACAGCACA AACAACACCGActacaacaacaacaccaaCTACCACAACTACACCGACAGCAACAACTACACCGACAACTACCACAACACCGACAACCACAACACAGACTACCACAACACCGACAACAACAACACAGACTACCACAACACCGACGACAACAACACAGACTACCACAACACAGACTACCACAACACGGACAACTACCACAACACCGACAACCACAACAACACCGACGACTACAACAACACCGACTACCACAACAACACCGACTACCACAACTACACCGACAACTACCACAACACCGACAACCACAACAACACCGACGACTACCACAACACCGACGACTACAACAACACCGACAACCACAACAACACCAACAACGACTACTACACCGACAACGACTACAACaccgactacaactacaacaccGACAACGACTTCAACAACACCGACTACCACAACAACACCGACAACCACAACAAAACCGACTACCACAACAACACCGACAACCACAACAACCCCTACTACAACAACAACGCCGAAAACCTCAACAACACCAACAACGACTACTTTACCAACTACCTCAACAAAACGGACTACAACTACAACGCCGACTACCACAACAACACCCACTTCTACAACAACACCGACCACTACTACAACACCGACGACGACTTCCACGAACGCTACAACATCAGTGACTACAAAGAAGCCATCTACAACAACGATGCCTACTCCCAAAATTACTCTCCCTCCGTCTTTAGCGACAACTCAGAAAATAACCCTACCTCCTTCACAGTCCACCAAATCAACGACATCGCCAACGACAACAAAGCCATCAACAACAACTG GTTGTCCTCCGTTCCCACCAAGCTGTCCTGGACCGTGTGGTAA